The stretch of DNA GAGTATTAATAGGAGTAGTAAATACATGAGAGGGTGGCCGTGGAGCCAGTAGCGTAGCTGGAAGGGCTACACCTGTTTGGGCCCCAACCGACTGTAGGAACGCTATCATTTCTGCCATCTGTTGCTGATGGGCAAGCTGGTCGGCCTCTCGCTGGCGCTCTTGAGCCTCTAACCGCTCGGCCATCCTTTGCTGCTCGACCCTTGATGCTTCGAGCTCAGcctacaacattggaaatcaaaTGTTAGAGTAATGCAAAGGTAACAAAAGCAACGCGAAGTAGAACTATTGAAAAATGATGAACAACCTGGAGTGCGTCGACCCGGTGCTGTGCCGGCTCCGGCCGTGGGCGTACGGGTGGGCGGTTGCTCACGCTCGTATTCGATGCTCGGATCTAGGAGAGGGTGGGAGTAGTCGACCTGTCGATGACGCTGTTGCCAATCCAGTAGCGCCGATGCTTCTTGCCGCCTCCTATCCTCATGACAAGGTCTCCATCAATGTCATCGGTGGATGGATCGTAGTCCGGGCCATGGACCTGCCTTGCTGCCTACGCGTAGGCGGTGACCTTGTCGTAGACGCCCGCGTTGGTGTACGCCTGGGGCGGGTCGTCCACGCTGAAGGAGACGTCAGACGACGCCGGGCCCTTGTGGGACATGCCATATGCGGTGAACAAGGAGCAAGGCTGTCCCCCGTGTGCCGCCGACTGCGAGAAAGATAGCAACAGGGTTACAAATGAGGCATAATTGAATGAATTGAAACATTACCACGTACCCATGCTTGTGCGTATCCAGAGAGGCTGCGGTTCCCCTGATGGTGTGCTACATCAGGCATACGTCGACGCCTTTCCTGGGCCGCCCTGTGCGCCTCACGAAACACGGGGTCCAGCCACTTGTCCACCATCGCCTCCCAGGCGTCAGGACAGTTAGCGCACCACCAGGCCCTCATCTTCACATCAAGTATGTTACATATAAGAATATGAAACAATGCACTGATAAAAGGCTAAGGAAAAAAAAATGAGAATCTACCTCTTCATCCATGTACTGCTCACGGGTCAAATCTATTTCCCTTGCCTCCACCTTggtcttcctctgtccaagcctcGTCGCATAGTAGTTGATGACGGTCTGGACGCGCACGTCGTAGTGCATCTCATTGACGCGCATCCTTGCAGACGCGGCAACCACGGTGTCGGCATAGTCTTGGTCAATTCCATCCTCTAGTTTGAAGTGGCGCTGCATATAGACATGGCATTATTGCAATGATAGACCAAAGATGCAATGTATTGAGACTTGTAGTGCGAGGAAGACTTACCCAGAACTCCTTGATAACCCTATTGGCCACATTGCCTTCTTGCGTGTCGGTGGCGGCCGCGTAGTGAGCAAACGTGTAGGCCGGCTCCTCCTTCCCCGCGAACTTGACAATTCCAGGGAAGTGTTCCCTGCACAAGAGACCTAGGATGCTGTTGACATGGCGAGTGCCACCACGTGCCCCTGACATGGCGAGTGCCACCACGTGCAAAGACCTATTTGCCGAGAGTATTTGTTCACCGAGAGTGACTGTTGGCAAATTTCgtgtttgccgagagcccgatAGGATGCACTCGGCAAACTTCAAAGCTCTAGGCAAATCTAGTGTTTCCCGTAGTGATTGTTCAAATATGCTTCCCAGAACACACATAGTCCAGACGATGGCAAAGAAAGAAATCAAATATGCTTTCCAGAACACACATAGTTTAGAACAGAATTTAGATATAAAGATAATAGATACCACATAGTTCAATACACACAAATTTATAGATAAAGATAACAGATGGCATCATACATCAGGAGATTTCATATAGTTGGGCAAGAGAATAACTAAAGTTCATGATATATTATAGtatataaaataatataaggTGCAACCATCAGGTTTGCACGGCATCATCTCAAGTAGGTCCAGCAGTCATCCAGAAGCCATCAGGCTGCAAAATTCATCCAGAAACCATCAAGTTTCGTAGCATCAATACAACTGATCTACTATTAGTTATATGTACCTAATTATTTTGCCTATATGAGATCCTAAACTTTTCTGGAGTACTATTTGAGTTCAGCAAATTGGTAAAACCTTCCCCATCTTACTTGCATATACTATAACTGATTGTAATGCCTCTCATATAATCCAGGATTAAAAGAGCTTGTACGCAGTCAGATATTGTTGATTAAAAAAACTGCACAACTTGATACTAAATACAAGTGCAGTTTTCATGAAACAGGATGCTAAAACAAATGCACAACCTACTAGTGTCAATAATCTATTTTAGTTCTTAATTGATCAAGCAGGAGAGAACTCAGAAAGGATTATAatgtggaaatctatattgaacTGAAACAGGATGaaccaaagaaaatattttacttCCAGTTCGTCAAGCGGAGACCAAATTCAGACCTGCAAGCTAAGTGTGTTTTCATGGTGGATAATACTATGCCAGATATTGTCCGATACTCTGATTGTAATGACCAAACCAGTTCTATAATAGAAATCATTTTGTCGCATCTATTATCAGCACTAAATTTTAAAGCAATATGCAAACACTGTAGGGATGATTGAACTGAAAGCCAAAGTGCACGACGGCAAAAAACTGAAATAGCATCTACAATTCATCAGACTAAATAAGTCTGGAAAACTACCTACGATTCAACAAGGCTAATTTTAGCCACTTCTAAACCAACCATACAGCCCTGTGCACTCAACTAGAGAGACCGCAACAAAGCAATACTAGCCAATCATGAGcacacaaaaaaagaaaaataaaaaataaatcaatAAGAAATTTGCACGGACTTTATTTACCCGTCACTTGAGCCAAGCGGAGATGAACTTCTCCACCACGCAGGAAATCCCGCGGCTTCAAGACTTGCAGGTGCTGGAGATGTTGTTGCTGCTTGGGCGATGGGTTCACCGGTGGCCAAAGTCGATCCATCAGCAGGGGCAGCGGGAGTAGCAGCGACCGAAGCAAATCGGGCATCAAGAGCCATGGAAGCACGCTTGCCTTGCCCGGCCCTACCCTAACCTGCCTTGCCCTGCCTCGATTTGCTTGGAGCTTGAAGATGGCAGACGGAGGGGATTCATGGTTGAAGAAAATGGGGATGGATTGGGACCGGATGAAGCAAGGATTTGGGATAGGGTTTGGAGACCGAGTCTTTAAGGCTTGCTGGTGGGATGGTGGTGAGCGAGCGCCAGAGGAATCGGAGAAAAGAGCGCGCTTGCAGGGGAGGAGAGGCCATCGTGCGGGAAATCGGAGCGGAGCGCGGGGGAAGGGCGCGAGCACGCGTGCGGCATCGCCACGGCGGTGGGCGCAGTGGATCGGGATGAATGAGCCTAGAAACGAGTTGTTTCTCCACAGTGG from Sorghum bicolor cultivar BTx623 chromosome 8, Sorghum_bicolor_NCBIv3, whole genome shotgun sequence encodes:
- the LOC110429609 gene encoding uncharacterized protein LOC110429609 → MCVLGSIFEQSLRETLDLPRALKFAECILSGSRQTRNLPTVTLGEQILSANRSLHVVALAMSGARGGTRHVNSILGLLCREHFPGIVKFAGKEEPAYTFAHYAAATDTQEGNVANRVIKEFWRHFKLEDGIDQDYADTVVAASARMRVNEMHYDVRVQTVINYYATRLGQRKTKVEAREIDLTREQYMDEEMRAWWCANCPDAWEAMVDKWLDPVFREAHRAAQERRRRMPDVAHHQGNRSLSGYAQAWSAAHGGQPCSLFTAYGMSHKGPASSDVSFSVDDPPQAYTNAGVYDKVTAYA